One Cryptomeria japonica chromosome 9, Sugi_1.0, whole genome shotgun sequence genomic window carries:
- the LOC131072969 gene encoding transcription initiation factor IIB-1, which produces MGGHQVRKYCATCQADVEAEVDRSQGLVVCTECATVLEDQYIDDTQDVRIFEDNQDAQRVEPASGSHNPFSEVTNPKETAHLEEIARIASAVGPSCTAPVITQAQSIFTALLRSRPAALRGKYGVHLSAIYVACLYISGRQLNKLVTMAEFTSKFSDLRQSDVNKAWKFLRQKIPKACGVFLPDDPPPEKIDMNKFIDPHVRASVTRLCKALRFDHRQRRCAEEMSNDMVKNLHIRKKPASIAAAVAWICSLLFVRNSNDDVELIVKNSVGRGTLRQTYKLLLPHLPRFVNRDMFGDPHVWQKLMKTP; this is translated from the coding sequence ATGGGAGGTCACCAAGTGCGCAAATACTGCGCAACATGCCAGGCTGACGTGGAAGCTGAGGTGGACCGATCACAAGGCCTAGTTGTCTGTACAGAATGCGCAACCGTTCTCGAAGACCAATACATAGACGACACGCAGGACGTAAGAATCTTCGAAGACAACCAGGATGCCCAGCGTGTCGAGCCAGCAAGCGGGTCCCACAACCCCTTCAGCGAAGTAACCAATCCGAAAGAGACAGCTCACCTCGAAGAAATCGCCCGAATAGCATCAGCGGTGGGGCCCTCCTGCACAGCACCTGTAATAACACAAGCGCAAAGTATTTTCACGGCGTTATTAAGAAGCCGGCCGGCGGCTCTCAGAGGAAAATACGGCGTCCACCTCAGCGCGATCTACGTGGCATGCCTTTACATTTCAGGGAGACAGCTCAACAAGCTCGTAACAATGGCGGAATTCACTTCAAAGTTTTCCGATCTGCGACAGTCCGACGTAAATAAAGCGTGGAAATTTCTCAGACAGAAGATCCCTAAGGCCTGCGGCGTTTTTCTTCCGGACGATCCTCCGCCGGAAAAAATTGACATGAATAAATTTATAGATCCGCATGTTAGGGCTTCTGTTACGCGCCTGTGTAAAGCTCTGAGATTTGATCACAGGCAGCGCAGATGTGCAGAGGAAATGAGTAATGATATGGTGAAAAATCTTCATATAAGGAAGAAGCCTGCTTCTATTGCGGCCGCCGTCGCCTGGATCTGTTCTCTGTTATTTGTCAGGAATTCAAATGATGATGTGGAGCTTATTGTGAAGAATTCTGTCGGCAGGGGTACTCTGCGTCAGACTTATAAGCTTTTGCTGCCTCATCTTCCTCGGTTTGTTAACAGAGATATGTTTGGAGATCCTCATGTTTGGCAGAAATTGATGAAAACGCCATGA